The following coding sequences are from one bacterium window:
- a CDS encoding glycosyltransferase family 2 protein: protein MPCFNEEEHICNLIRDIKKIVKDVMVVDDGSTDSTSQRALDGGAIVIKHVSNQGKGAALRTGFSYIERKMFKALITMDADRQHDYTELPKFIEEFKKNSADIVVGNRMSDTRNMPFIRLCTNRITSFFTSLFLSSRIRDTQSGYRLIRTEVLRKINLLTSNFETESEVLIKAGRKGFRIKEIPIKTVYLPNARSKIRPLKDALKFIRLILSSVFFR, encoded by the coding sequence CTGCAATTTGATAAGGGATATTAAAAAAATAGTTAAGGATGTCATGGTAGTGGATGATGGGTCAACAGACAGCACCTCTCAGAGAGCACTGGATGGCGGAGCTATAGTTATAAAGCATGTAAGCAATCAAGGTAAAGGAGCAGCTCTAAGAACAGGTTTTTCCTATATTGAAAGAAAAATGTTTAAAGCTTTAATAACTATGGATGCGGACAGACAACACGATTATACAGAACTTCCAAAGTTTATAGAGGAATTTAAGAAGAATAGCGCTGATATAGTTGTAGGCAACAGGATGAGCGACACCAGAAATATGCCATTTATACGATTGTGTACAAATAGAATAACATCCTTTTTTACTTCACTATTCCTTTCTTCGAGGATTAGGGATACTCAGTCCGGTTATAGGCTTATTAGAACAGAGGTATTGAGAAAGATTAATCTATTAACAAGCAATTTTGAAACAGAATCTGAAGTATTGATAAAAGCGGGCAGAAAAGGATTTAGAATAAAAGAAATTCCCATAAAAACAGTGTACTTACCAAACGCCCGGAGCAAAATAAGGCCGCTAAAAGATGCTCTGAAATTCATAAGGCTTATACTATCCAGCGTATTTTTCAGGTAA